Within Runella rosea, the genomic segment ATAAAACGCCTACTTGAACCCAAAACCCACCGCGAAACAGGCGCTACCGTTGAATATCCTTCCTGAAAAAGCACAAAAAAAGCGGCCATAGTGACCGCTTTTTTTTATGATACAATAATTGTAGTCATTAATATTCCCACAAACCATGCTCTAATTCCATCAACTCATTTTCAAGTTGAATGGATTTCCAAAGCGCCTCTTTTTCGCCACCATAAATGGTAATGAGGTCTTGGTCTTTGGGGTTTGAAGTTTTGATAATACGACCACTGAACAGACGAAGATCAAACGCATCCGCTAAGTTTTTGTGCTGAGCAGTATTGTATTCGTTGAACCAAATAAACTTTTTCGGATCGCTACGGAACAGCTTGTCCAAGTCTTTGTATCTAAAAGTAGCAATGGGTTTTTCAATTCCACCAGGGTTCAATTCCGACGGCAATACAATCGTAATGGTTTGAATATCGTAAATCAAACGTGAGCGCTTACGGTCAAAAATCCAATCTTCCTTCATTTCCAAAATCGGAACATCCTTAGGGAAAAACTGATTTTCTTCCATTTTCTGTGCTTCAGCCGCGGCAATTGCGGCGGCTTCTTCCGCCATTTTGCGTTTGATTTCGGTTGAATCTACTTGAGGCTTTACAGGTACTTTGGCAACTTGTCCCTTTTTACCTTTAGTAGTTGTTTTCTTTTTAGGTGCCGGTGTACCCCAACCATCATCTACGGGTTGTGTTTCTTTTTTGGGCGCTGGGGTTCCCCAGCCATCATCTGCCTTGGCAGGAGCTTTAGGGTCTTTCTTTGCAGCATCCCCCCAAACATCACCACCTTGAGCTGCATTGTCAGTACCGAAACCTGCTTTTATTTCATCTTCGGTCAACGTCTGCCCTTGATTTGGCATTTGAAGCGCCTTGCTGAAATCAGTACTCGTCATTTTTTTGG encodes:
- the porN gene encoding type IX secretion system ring protein PorN/GldN: MKRWSSLLGSAALVALSMSTQAQEKDTKGVNPLSVREINDADVMMKRTLWRRLDLREKQNQPMFSVGNEITKYIMDAVKAGLLEAYVDADMTKKMTSTDFSKALQMPNQGQTLTEDEIKAGFGTDNAAQGGDVWGDAAKKDPKAPAKADDGWGTPAPKKETQPVDDGWGTPAPKKKTTTKGKKGQVAKVPVKPQVDSTEIKRKMAEEAAAIAAAEAQKMEENQFFPKDVPILEMKEDWIFDRKRSRLIYDIQTITIVLPSELNPGGIEKPIATFRYKDLDKLFRSDPKKFIWFNEYNTAQHKNLADAFDLRLFSGRIIKTSNPKDQDLITIYGGEKEALWKSIQLENELMELEHGLWEY